In one Salvelinus fontinalis isolate EN_2023a chromosome 16, ASM2944872v1, whole genome shotgun sequence genomic region, the following are encoded:
- the LOC129812955 gene encoding lateral signaling target protein 2 homolog isoform X2, with translation MNRFRKWLYKPKRTDPQLLAQFYYADEELNQVATELDSLDGRKDPQRCTLLVNQFRSCQDNVLNIINQIMDECIPDDRANRDFCVKFPEEIRHDNLAGQLWFGAECLAAGSIIMNREIESMAMRPLAKDLTHSLEEVRNITRDQALRDLNFYTDRMRDALRHFDSLFAEFELSYVSAMVPVKSPKEYYVQQEVIVLFCETVDRALKLGYLSQDMIDDYEPALMFTIPRLAIVCGLVVYGEGPLNLDRKPEDMSELLRPFRTLLKKIRDLLQTLSEEELLTLERSLCISQDGEFPLVPECPPTPTPTPTIAPDLPSSSSPTSDTGEEGSEEERMQQQEVLSLCTSHIQEEEDREWEEVKRAKEQGSLCEEVEEADLACSMQYDEEEIEQLNMMVYRVGDEMSTLLSPPSQGQSPAHHPNRGGSSGGSSTEASPLRFLVGRGRTGLYHEEEDRVFFMEDLDAGGDIVTSSRLTSPSKAPQPSLPQPRRPGPLTDSTRNGWSTDAQSDPSQQPQNLPPQCPNTKRPAPTPGLEHLPYTNGWEVGLEGGETAEVIAHRMGGMKLSATVIFNPGSPSLTELAVDKLLLPRPPSSSATEPCGPLVATHCLLNSCVCCGSCEDGHDDALTMDNTGLGMDLGLDKHCKPHPPHSSVIQSSACRLASSGHNLHRKGDSPPQLTPPSSRCSLEPPPGEEEGDQRCDKCLVVVAPGSQQGLGQDSSPSGVRGAPEPCVHQWRTVRRPQASGGRDRTGTRETDGESKEESRKNTSSFQDSPLSSVSSSDCESVSVTTCSLSSSAYTASPVSSLTTSSGTSEDLDHHEIQLALQAAKMAARNKIRSRFHSSSDLIHRLFVCISGVADQLQTNYAADLRSILKTLFEVMATSEQGDNDKQKGPGLRSAMLEDCALCQETISSSELAAKAREEQFEDPPDWVPDEECDSCITCKAPFTVIRRKHHCRSCGKIFCSRCSSHSAPLPRYGQVKSVRVCTHCYMFHVTPFYSDKTGI, from the exons AGGACGGACCCTCAGCTCTTGGCCCAGTTCTACTATGCTGATGAGGAGCTCAACCAAGTGGCCACAGAACTGGACAGCCTAGATGGCAGGAAAGACCCTCAGAGGTGTACTCTGCTGGTCAACCAGTTCAGATCCTGTCAG GACAATGTGTTGAACATTATCAACCAGATCATGGATGAATGTATCCCTGATGACCGAGCCAACAGAGACTTCTGTGTCAAGTTCCCAGAGGAGATTCGCCATGACAACCTTGCAGGACAGCTGTGGTTTGGGGctgag TGTCTGGCTGCAGGCTCCATCATCAtgaacagggagatagagagcaTGGCCATGAGGCCTCTAGCCAAGGACCTGACCCATAGTCTGGAGGAAGTCCGAAACATCACGAGAGACCAGGCCCTCAGAGACCTCAACTTCTACACCGACCGCATGAGGGACGCACTACGCCACTTCGACAGCCTCTTTGCTGAGTTTGAGCTCAG CTATGTGTCAGCCATGGTGCCTGTGAAGTCTCCGAAAGAATACTATGTTCAGCAGGAGGTGATTGTGCTCTTCTGTGAGACTGTGGATAG gGCGCTCAAGCTGGGCTATCTCAGCCAAGACATGATCGATGACTATGAACCCGCTCTGATGTTTACAATCCCCAGACTAGCCATTGTGTG tGGTCTGGTGGTGTACGGTGAAGGTCCACTCAACCTGGATAGGAAACCAGAGGACATGTCTGAGCTCCTCCGGCCTTTTCGCACTTTACTGAAGAAGATCAG GGATCTGCTGCAGACCCTGTCAGAGGAGGAGTTGTTGACGCTGGAGCGGAGCCTTTGTATCTCTCAGGACGGGGAGTTCCCCTTGGTCCCCGAGTGCCCCCCCACacccaccccaacccccactatcGCCCCAGACCTCCCTTCATCCAGCAGCCCCACCAGCGACACTGGTGAGGAGGGGAGCGAGGAGGAGAGAATGCAGCAACAGGAGGTGCTGTCTCTGTGCACCTCCCACatccaggaggaggaggacagggagtggGAGGAGGTGAAGCGGGCGAAGGAGCAGGGTTCTCTgtgtgaggaggtggaggaggcagACCTGGCCTGCTCCATGCAATATGATGAGGAGGAGATCGAACAGCTCAACATGATGGTGTACCGTGTGGGGGATGAGATGTCCACGCTGCTGTCCCCTCCCAGCCAGGGCCAGTCCCCGGCCCACCACCCCAACAGAGGGGGCTCCAGCGGGGGCTCCAGCACCGAAGCCTCCCCCCTCCGGTTCCTGGTGGGCCGGGGAAGGACAGGTCTCTAccatgaggaggaggacagagtctTCTTCATGGAGGACCTGGACGCAGGAGGGGACATTGTGACCAGCAGCCGTTTGACCTCGCCTTCCAAAGCCCCTCAGCCCTCCTTGCCTCAGCCCCGCAGACCTGGCCCCCTGACAGACTCAACCAGGAATGGCTGGTCCACTGATGCTCAGTCAGATCCGTCCCAGCAGCCCCAAAACCTGCCCCCACAGTGCCCAAACACCAAGCGACCAGCCCCCACCCCCGGCCTGGAGCACTTGCCCTACACTAACGGCTGGGAGGTGGGCCTGGAGGGAGGCGAGACTGCTGAAGTCATTGCACACCGTATGGGAGGGATGAAGCTCTCGGCCACGGTCATCTTCAACCCCGGCTCCCCCAGCCTGACTGAGCTGGCTGTGGACAAGCTGCTCCTGCCCcgccccccctcctcctcagcTACAGAGCCCTGCGGCCCCCTGGTGGCCACCCACTGCCTGCTCAACTCCTGTGTCTGCTGCGGCAGCTGTGAAGACGGCCATGATGACGCCCTCACCATGGACAACACAGGGCTGGGGATGGACCTGGGGTTGGACAAACACTGCAAGCCCCATCCGCCACACAGCTCTGTCATCCAGTCCTCTGCCTGTCGCCTGGCCTCCTCAGGACACAACTTACATAGGAAGGGGGACTCCCCCCCCCAACTGACGCCCCCCTCCTCCCGCTGCTCCTTAGAGCCTCCTccaggggaggaggaaggggaccaGCGCTGTGACAAGTGCCTGGTGGTGGTGGCCCCGGGATCTCAGCAGGGCCTGGGCCAGGACAGCAGCCCCAGTGGAGTAAGGGGAGCCCCAGAGCCCTGTGTCCACCAGTGGAGGACAGTGAGGAGGCCTCAGGCCAGCGGGGGAAGGGACAGGACgggaaccagagagacagacggggagTCCAAGGAAGAGAGCAGGAAGAACACTAG TTCTTTTCAGGACTCTCCTCTCAGCTCAGTCTCCAGTAGTGACTGTGAGAGTGTGTCTGTCACCACATGTAGTCTGTCCAGCAGTGCTTACACAGCCAG ccctGTCAGCAGTCTAACCACGAGCTCAGGGACGTCAGAGGATCTGGACCACCATGAGATCCAGCTGGCCCTGCAGGCTGCTAAGATGGCCGCCAGGAACAAGATCCGCTCGCGCTTCCACAGCAGCAGTGACCTCATCCACCGCCTCTTCGTCTGCATATCGG GTGTTGCTGACCAACTGCAGACAAACTACGCGGCTGACCTTCGAAGCATTCTGAAGACACTGTTTGAAGTCATGGCTACCTCTGAACAGGGGGACAATGACAAGCAGAAAG GTCCAGGGCTGCGCAGCGCCATGCTGGAGGACTGTGCTCTCTGTCAGGAGACCATCTCTTCCTCTGAGCTGGCAGCCAAGGCCCGGGAGGAACAGTTCGAAG ATCCCCCAGACTGGGTTCCTGATGAGGAATGTGACTCCTGCATCACCTGTAAGGCCCCCTTCACCGTCATCCGCAGAAAGCACCACTGTAGGAGCTGTGGCAAG ATCTTCTGCTCTCGCTGCTCCTCCCACTCAGCCCCGTTACCGCGATACGGCCAGGTGAAGTCCGTTAGGGTGTGTACACACTGCTACATGTTCCACGTCACACCATTCTACAGCGACAAGACTGGCATCTGA
- the LOC129812955 gene encoding lateral signaling target protein 2 homolog isoform X3 yields the protein MNRFRKWLYKPKRTDPQLLAQFYYADEELNQVATELDSLDGRKDPQRCTLLVNQFRSCQDNVLNIINQIMDECIPDDRANRDFCVKFPEEIRHDNLAGQLWFGAECLAAGSIIMNREIESMAMRPLAKDLTHSLEEVRNITRDQALRDLNFYTDRMRDALRHFDSLFAEFELSYVSAMVPVKSPKEYYVQQEVIVLFCETVDRALKLGYLSQDMIDDYEPALMFTIPRLAIVCGLVVYGEGPLNLDRKPEDMSELLRPFRTLLKKIRDLLQTLSEEELLTLERSLCISQDGEFPLVPECPPTPTPTPTIAPDLPSSSSPTSDTGEEGSEEERMQQQEVLSLCTSHIQEEEDREWEEVKRAKEQGSLCEEVEEADLACSMQYDEEEIEQLNMMVYRVGDEMSTLLSPPSQGQSPAHHPNRGGSSGGSSTEASPLRFLVGRGRTGLYHEEEDRVFFMEDLDAGGDIVTSSRLTSPSKAPQPSLPQPRRPGPLTDSTRNGWSTDAQSDPSQQPQNLPPQCPNTKRPAPTPGLEHLPYTNGWEVGLEGGETAEVIAHRMGGMKLSATVIFNPGSPSLTELAVDKLLLPRPPSSSATEPCGPLVATHCLLNSCVCCGSCEDGHDDALTMDNTGLGMDLGLDKHCKPHPPHSSVIQSSACRLASSGHNLHRKGDSPPQLTPPSSRCSLEPPPGEEEGDQRCDKCLVVVAPGSQQGLGQDSSPSGVRGAPEPCVHQWRTVRRPQASGGRDRTGTRETDGESKEESRKNTSPVSSLTTSSGTSEDLDHHEIQLALQAAKMAARNKIRSRFHSSSDLIHRLFVCISGVADQLQTNYAADLRSILKTLFEVMATSEQGDNDKQKAGPGLRSAMLEDCALCQETISSSELAAKAREEQFEDPPDWVPDEECDSCITCKAPFTVIRRKHHCRSCGKIFCSRCSSHSAPLPRYGQVKSVRVCTHCYMFHVTPFYSDKTGI from the exons AGGACGGACCCTCAGCTCTTGGCCCAGTTCTACTATGCTGATGAGGAGCTCAACCAAGTGGCCACAGAACTGGACAGCCTAGATGGCAGGAAAGACCCTCAGAGGTGTACTCTGCTGGTCAACCAGTTCAGATCCTGTCAG GACAATGTGTTGAACATTATCAACCAGATCATGGATGAATGTATCCCTGATGACCGAGCCAACAGAGACTTCTGTGTCAAGTTCCCAGAGGAGATTCGCCATGACAACCTTGCAGGACAGCTGTGGTTTGGGGctgag TGTCTGGCTGCAGGCTCCATCATCAtgaacagggagatagagagcaTGGCCATGAGGCCTCTAGCCAAGGACCTGACCCATAGTCTGGAGGAAGTCCGAAACATCACGAGAGACCAGGCCCTCAGAGACCTCAACTTCTACACCGACCGCATGAGGGACGCACTACGCCACTTCGACAGCCTCTTTGCTGAGTTTGAGCTCAG CTATGTGTCAGCCATGGTGCCTGTGAAGTCTCCGAAAGAATACTATGTTCAGCAGGAGGTGATTGTGCTCTTCTGTGAGACTGTGGATAG gGCGCTCAAGCTGGGCTATCTCAGCCAAGACATGATCGATGACTATGAACCCGCTCTGATGTTTACAATCCCCAGACTAGCCATTGTGTG tGGTCTGGTGGTGTACGGTGAAGGTCCACTCAACCTGGATAGGAAACCAGAGGACATGTCTGAGCTCCTCCGGCCTTTTCGCACTTTACTGAAGAAGATCAG GGATCTGCTGCAGACCCTGTCAGAGGAGGAGTTGTTGACGCTGGAGCGGAGCCTTTGTATCTCTCAGGACGGGGAGTTCCCCTTGGTCCCCGAGTGCCCCCCCACacccaccccaacccccactatcGCCCCAGACCTCCCTTCATCCAGCAGCCCCACCAGCGACACTGGTGAGGAGGGGAGCGAGGAGGAGAGAATGCAGCAACAGGAGGTGCTGTCTCTGTGCACCTCCCACatccaggaggaggaggacagggagtggGAGGAGGTGAAGCGGGCGAAGGAGCAGGGTTCTCTgtgtgaggaggtggaggaggcagACCTGGCCTGCTCCATGCAATATGATGAGGAGGAGATCGAACAGCTCAACATGATGGTGTACCGTGTGGGGGATGAGATGTCCACGCTGCTGTCCCCTCCCAGCCAGGGCCAGTCCCCGGCCCACCACCCCAACAGAGGGGGCTCCAGCGGGGGCTCCAGCACCGAAGCCTCCCCCCTCCGGTTCCTGGTGGGCCGGGGAAGGACAGGTCTCTAccatgaggaggaggacagagtctTCTTCATGGAGGACCTGGACGCAGGAGGGGACATTGTGACCAGCAGCCGTTTGACCTCGCCTTCCAAAGCCCCTCAGCCCTCCTTGCCTCAGCCCCGCAGACCTGGCCCCCTGACAGACTCAACCAGGAATGGCTGGTCCACTGATGCTCAGTCAGATCCGTCCCAGCAGCCCCAAAACCTGCCCCCACAGTGCCCAAACACCAAGCGACCAGCCCCCACCCCCGGCCTGGAGCACTTGCCCTACACTAACGGCTGGGAGGTGGGCCTGGAGGGAGGCGAGACTGCTGAAGTCATTGCACACCGTATGGGAGGGATGAAGCTCTCGGCCACGGTCATCTTCAACCCCGGCTCCCCCAGCCTGACTGAGCTGGCTGTGGACAAGCTGCTCCTGCCCcgccccccctcctcctcagcTACAGAGCCCTGCGGCCCCCTGGTGGCCACCCACTGCCTGCTCAACTCCTGTGTCTGCTGCGGCAGCTGTGAAGACGGCCATGATGACGCCCTCACCATGGACAACACAGGGCTGGGGATGGACCTGGGGTTGGACAAACACTGCAAGCCCCATCCGCCACACAGCTCTGTCATCCAGTCCTCTGCCTGTCGCCTGGCCTCCTCAGGACACAACTTACATAGGAAGGGGGACTCCCCCCCCCAACTGACGCCCCCCTCCTCCCGCTGCTCCTTAGAGCCTCCTccaggggaggaggaaggggaccaGCGCTGTGACAAGTGCCTGGTGGTGGTGGCCCCGGGATCTCAGCAGGGCCTGGGCCAGGACAGCAGCCCCAGTGGAGTAAGGGGAGCCCCAGAGCCCTGTGTCCACCAGTGGAGGACAGTGAGGAGGCCTCAGGCCAGCGGGGGAAGGGACAGGACgggaaccagagagacagacggggagTCCAAGGAAGAGAGCAGGAAGAACACTAG ccctGTCAGCAGTCTAACCACGAGCTCAGGGACGTCAGAGGATCTGGACCACCATGAGATCCAGCTGGCCCTGCAGGCTGCTAAGATGGCCGCCAGGAACAAGATCCGCTCGCGCTTCCACAGCAGCAGTGACCTCATCCACCGCCTCTTCGTCTGCATATCGG GTGTTGCTGACCAACTGCAGACAAACTACGCGGCTGACCTTCGAAGCATTCTGAAGACACTGTTTGAAGTCATGGCTACCTCTGAACAGGGGGACAATGACAAGCAGAAAG CAGGTCCAGGGCTGCGCAGCGCCATGCTGGAGGACTGTGCTCTCTGTCAGGAGACCATCTCTTCCTCTGAGCTGGCAGCCAAGGCCCGGGAGGAACAGTTCGAAG ATCCCCCAGACTGGGTTCCTGATGAGGAATGTGACTCCTGCATCACCTGTAAGGCCCCCTTCACCGTCATCCGCAGAAAGCACCACTGTAGGAGCTGTGGCAAG ATCTTCTGCTCTCGCTGCTCCTCCCACTCAGCCCCGTTACCGCGATACGGCCAGGTGAAGTCCGTTAGGGTGTGTACACACTGCTACATGTTCCACGTCACACCATTCTACAGCGACAAGACTGGCATCTGA
- the LOC129812955 gene encoding lateral signaling target protein 2 homolog isoform X1 has product MNRFRKWLYKPKRTDPQLLAQFYYADEELNQVATELDSLDGRKDPQRCTLLVNQFRSCQDNVLNIINQIMDECIPDDRANRDFCVKFPEEIRHDNLAGQLWFGAECLAAGSIIMNREIESMAMRPLAKDLTHSLEEVRNITRDQALRDLNFYTDRMRDALRHFDSLFAEFELSYVSAMVPVKSPKEYYVQQEVIVLFCETVDRALKLGYLSQDMIDDYEPALMFTIPRLAIVCGLVVYGEGPLNLDRKPEDMSELLRPFRTLLKKIRDLLQTLSEEELLTLERSLCISQDGEFPLVPECPPTPTPTPTIAPDLPSSSSPTSDTGEEGSEEERMQQQEVLSLCTSHIQEEEDREWEEVKRAKEQGSLCEEVEEADLACSMQYDEEEIEQLNMMVYRVGDEMSTLLSPPSQGQSPAHHPNRGGSSGGSSTEASPLRFLVGRGRTGLYHEEEDRVFFMEDLDAGGDIVTSSRLTSPSKAPQPSLPQPRRPGPLTDSTRNGWSTDAQSDPSQQPQNLPPQCPNTKRPAPTPGLEHLPYTNGWEVGLEGGETAEVIAHRMGGMKLSATVIFNPGSPSLTELAVDKLLLPRPPSSSATEPCGPLVATHCLLNSCVCCGSCEDGHDDALTMDNTGLGMDLGLDKHCKPHPPHSSVIQSSACRLASSGHNLHRKGDSPPQLTPPSSRCSLEPPPGEEEGDQRCDKCLVVVAPGSQQGLGQDSSPSGVRGAPEPCVHQWRTVRRPQASGGRDRTGTRETDGESKEESRKNTSSFQDSPLSSVSSSDCESVSVTTCSLSSSAYTASPVSSLTTSSGTSEDLDHHEIQLALQAAKMAARNKIRSRFHSSSDLIHRLFVCISGVADQLQTNYAADLRSILKTLFEVMATSEQGDNDKQKAGPGLRSAMLEDCALCQETISSSELAAKAREEQFEDPPDWVPDEECDSCITCKAPFTVIRRKHHCRSCGKIFCSRCSSHSAPLPRYGQVKSVRVCTHCYMFHVTPFYSDKTGI; this is encoded by the exons AGGACGGACCCTCAGCTCTTGGCCCAGTTCTACTATGCTGATGAGGAGCTCAACCAAGTGGCCACAGAACTGGACAGCCTAGATGGCAGGAAAGACCCTCAGAGGTGTACTCTGCTGGTCAACCAGTTCAGATCCTGTCAG GACAATGTGTTGAACATTATCAACCAGATCATGGATGAATGTATCCCTGATGACCGAGCCAACAGAGACTTCTGTGTCAAGTTCCCAGAGGAGATTCGCCATGACAACCTTGCAGGACAGCTGTGGTTTGGGGctgag TGTCTGGCTGCAGGCTCCATCATCAtgaacagggagatagagagcaTGGCCATGAGGCCTCTAGCCAAGGACCTGACCCATAGTCTGGAGGAAGTCCGAAACATCACGAGAGACCAGGCCCTCAGAGACCTCAACTTCTACACCGACCGCATGAGGGACGCACTACGCCACTTCGACAGCCTCTTTGCTGAGTTTGAGCTCAG CTATGTGTCAGCCATGGTGCCTGTGAAGTCTCCGAAAGAATACTATGTTCAGCAGGAGGTGATTGTGCTCTTCTGTGAGACTGTGGATAG gGCGCTCAAGCTGGGCTATCTCAGCCAAGACATGATCGATGACTATGAACCCGCTCTGATGTTTACAATCCCCAGACTAGCCATTGTGTG tGGTCTGGTGGTGTACGGTGAAGGTCCACTCAACCTGGATAGGAAACCAGAGGACATGTCTGAGCTCCTCCGGCCTTTTCGCACTTTACTGAAGAAGATCAG GGATCTGCTGCAGACCCTGTCAGAGGAGGAGTTGTTGACGCTGGAGCGGAGCCTTTGTATCTCTCAGGACGGGGAGTTCCCCTTGGTCCCCGAGTGCCCCCCCACacccaccccaacccccactatcGCCCCAGACCTCCCTTCATCCAGCAGCCCCACCAGCGACACTGGTGAGGAGGGGAGCGAGGAGGAGAGAATGCAGCAACAGGAGGTGCTGTCTCTGTGCACCTCCCACatccaggaggaggaggacagggagtggGAGGAGGTGAAGCGGGCGAAGGAGCAGGGTTCTCTgtgtgaggaggtggaggaggcagACCTGGCCTGCTCCATGCAATATGATGAGGAGGAGATCGAACAGCTCAACATGATGGTGTACCGTGTGGGGGATGAGATGTCCACGCTGCTGTCCCCTCCCAGCCAGGGCCAGTCCCCGGCCCACCACCCCAACAGAGGGGGCTCCAGCGGGGGCTCCAGCACCGAAGCCTCCCCCCTCCGGTTCCTGGTGGGCCGGGGAAGGACAGGTCTCTAccatgaggaggaggacagagtctTCTTCATGGAGGACCTGGACGCAGGAGGGGACATTGTGACCAGCAGCCGTTTGACCTCGCCTTCCAAAGCCCCTCAGCCCTCCTTGCCTCAGCCCCGCAGACCTGGCCCCCTGACAGACTCAACCAGGAATGGCTGGTCCACTGATGCTCAGTCAGATCCGTCCCAGCAGCCCCAAAACCTGCCCCCACAGTGCCCAAACACCAAGCGACCAGCCCCCACCCCCGGCCTGGAGCACTTGCCCTACACTAACGGCTGGGAGGTGGGCCTGGAGGGAGGCGAGACTGCTGAAGTCATTGCACACCGTATGGGAGGGATGAAGCTCTCGGCCACGGTCATCTTCAACCCCGGCTCCCCCAGCCTGACTGAGCTGGCTGTGGACAAGCTGCTCCTGCCCcgccccccctcctcctcagcTACAGAGCCCTGCGGCCCCCTGGTGGCCACCCACTGCCTGCTCAACTCCTGTGTCTGCTGCGGCAGCTGTGAAGACGGCCATGATGACGCCCTCACCATGGACAACACAGGGCTGGGGATGGACCTGGGGTTGGACAAACACTGCAAGCCCCATCCGCCACACAGCTCTGTCATCCAGTCCTCTGCCTGTCGCCTGGCCTCCTCAGGACACAACTTACATAGGAAGGGGGACTCCCCCCCCCAACTGACGCCCCCCTCCTCCCGCTGCTCCTTAGAGCCTCCTccaggggaggaggaaggggaccaGCGCTGTGACAAGTGCCTGGTGGTGGTGGCCCCGGGATCTCAGCAGGGCCTGGGCCAGGACAGCAGCCCCAGTGGAGTAAGGGGAGCCCCAGAGCCCTGTGTCCACCAGTGGAGGACAGTGAGGAGGCCTCAGGCCAGCGGGGGAAGGGACAGGACgggaaccagagagacagacggggagTCCAAGGAAGAGAGCAGGAAGAACACTAG TTCTTTTCAGGACTCTCCTCTCAGCTCAGTCTCCAGTAGTGACTGTGAGAGTGTGTCTGTCACCACATGTAGTCTGTCCAGCAGTGCTTACACAGCCAG ccctGTCAGCAGTCTAACCACGAGCTCAGGGACGTCAGAGGATCTGGACCACCATGAGATCCAGCTGGCCCTGCAGGCTGCTAAGATGGCCGCCAGGAACAAGATCCGCTCGCGCTTCCACAGCAGCAGTGACCTCATCCACCGCCTCTTCGTCTGCATATCGG GTGTTGCTGACCAACTGCAGACAAACTACGCGGCTGACCTTCGAAGCATTCTGAAGACACTGTTTGAAGTCATGGCTACCTCTGAACAGGGGGACAATGACAAGCAGAAAG CAGGTCCAGGGCTGCGCAGCGCCATGCTGGAGGACTGTGCTCTCTGTCAGGAGACCATCTCTTCCTCTGAGCTGGCAGCCAAGGCCCGGGAGGAACAGTTCGAAG ATCCCCCAGACTGGGTTCCTGATGAGGAATGTGACTCCTGCATCACCTGTAAGGCCCCCTTCACCGTCATCCGCAGAAAGCACCACTGTAGGAGCTGTGGCAAG ATCTTCTGCTCTCGCTGCTCCTCCCACTCAGCCCCGTTACCGCGATACGGCCAGGTGAAGTCCGTTAGGGTGTGTACACACTGCTACATGTTCCACGTCACACCATTCTACAGCGACAAGACTGGCATCTGA